The Sulfuricella denitrificans skB26 genome has a segment encoding these proteins:
- a CDS encoding Y-family DNA polymerase yields the protein MTTFALVDGNNFYVSCERVFNPKLEGKPVVVLSNNDGCAVARSLEVKALGVKMGTPWFQMKDLARQHGIIALSSNYTLYADLSNRMMSVLRMFSPDQEVYSIDECFLKLDGFGFDLSGYGQIIRQRVHRWTGIPVCVGIGSSKTLAKLANHVAKKRPQWNGVCDLGSLSESELHALMASIEVGEVWGVGRKIQEKLAAMQIHTVLDLKQADAGQIRRSLSVVVERTVMELRGISCLALEEMAPAKQQIMCSRSFGAPVMLLTDLREAVTSHASRAAEKLRRQASVAGAIHVFICTSPFREEDPQYSQGLTIPLPDATSDTKKLVKAVLWGLRQIYRPGYRYAKAGVMLMNLSPAATQQNSLFADEGADEESARLMQTMDLINRKRGKDSLFIASAGVRKHWQMKQGNKSPCYTTDWGELAVVRC from the coding sequence ATGACAACCTTTGCCCTGGTTGATGGGAATAACTTCTATGTCTCCTGTGAACGGGTGTTCAACCCGAAGCTGGAAGGCAAACCAGTGGTGGTGCTGTCAAATAATGATGGTTGCGCTGTCGCGCGCTCCCTTGAGGTCAAGGCACTGGGGGTGAAGATGGGCACTCCCTGGTTCCAGATGAAAGATCTGGCCAGACAACATGGCATCATCGCGCTTTCATCCAACTACACCCTGTACGCCGATCTGAGTAACCGCATGATGTCGGTGTTGAGGATGTTCTCTCCTGACCAGGAGGTGTATTCCATTGATGAATGTTTTCTGAAGCTGGATGGGTTTGGGTTTGATCTGTCCGGGTACGGCCAGATCATCCGCCAGCGGGTACACCGCTGGACGGGTATTCCGGTGTGTGTGGGAATCGGTTCTTCTAAAACCCTGGCGAAGCTGGCCAACCATGTGGCAAAGAAACGGCCACAGTGGAATGGGGTGTGTGATCTGGGCTCGCTGTCTGAATCTGAGCTGCATGCATTAATGGCCAGTATCGAAGTCGGTGAGGTCTGGGGAGTCGGCAGAAAGATCCAGGAGAAACTTGCTGCCATGCAGATTCATACTGTGCTGGATCTGAAGCAGGCGGATGCCGGACAAATCCGGCGTTCGTTGTCGGTGGTGGTGGAACGGACGGTGATGGAGTTGCGGGGGATTTCCTGTCTGGCGCTGGAAGAAATGGCGCCAGCCAAGCAGCAGATCATGTGCAGTCGCTCCTTCGGAGCGCCGGTCATGCTTTTGACCGATCTGCGCGAGGCGGTGACCAGCCATGCCAGCCGGGCGGCAGAGAAATTGCGGCGTCAGGCCTCGGTGGCGGGTGCAATTCACGTGTTTATTTGCACCAGTCCATTTAGAGAAGAGGACCCTCAATATAGTCAGGGTTTGACTATCCCCTTGCCGGATGCGACCAGTGATACCAAGAAGCTGGTTAAAGCGGTGTTGTGGGGCTTGAGGCAGATCTATCGGCCGGGGTATCGGTACGCCAAGGCCGGGGTGATGCTGATGAATCTCTCTCCGGCAGCCACTCAACAAAATTCCTTGTTTGCAGATGAAGGGGCGGATGAAGAATCCGCCCGTCTGATGCAGACGATGGATTTGATTAATCGGAAAAGGGGCAAGGATTCACTCTTTATTGCCAGCGCTGGCGTCAGAAAGCATTGGCAGATGAAGCAGGGGAATAAATCACCCTGCTATACCACGGACTGGGGTGAGCTGGCGGTGGTGCGATGCTAG
- a CDS encoding ParB/RepB/Spo0J family partition protein codes for MKTKLAAKLLANQERHAQAEQEPTVDLGRQHMMISIEKIDPNPYQPRTIFPEKELQSLAQSILETGLIQPITVRKQNDRYQLIAGERRWRAHIHLERRVIEAIVQDASDDDLAVAALAENIDREDLTDFEIGKAIRQVEALFPSRTKLAEGLGMNREDMYRYFAYDALPSFIIEKLEKDPRLLSRTAAADIKSLLTRENSTPEALNALRSAIDLVISKELDQTKVADYVTRTLRGETVRSSLRMATPLTKDGIRIGSITRDTRNLVIKLKSTSITEKQEQAIRDFLDNLVAQSK; via the coding sequence ATGAAAACCAAGCTGGCGGCTAAATTATTAGCAAATCAAGAACGCCATGCCCAGGCGGAACAAGAGCCTACCGTCGATTTGGGTCGACAACACATGATGATTTCAATTGAAAAAATTGATCCTAATCCATATCAACCAAGGACAATATTTCCAGAAAAAGAGTTGCAATCACTCGCACAGTCAATTCTTGAAACAGGCTTGATTCAACCAATAACAGTTCGAAAACAAAATGATCGTTATCAGCTAATCGCAGGTGAACGCCGTTGGCGTGCCCACATCCACTTAGAAAGGCGGGTAATTGAAGCAATCGTACAAGATGCATCAGACGATGATCTGGCAGTTGCTGCCTTAGCTGAAAACATTGATAGAGAAGACTTAACAGATTTTGAAATTGGGAAAGCAATTCGGCAAGTAGAAGCCCTATTTCCCTCGCGAACCAAGCTAGCTGAAGGGCTTGGTATGAATCGTGAAGATATGTACCGATATTTTGCTTATGATGCGTTGCCCTCATTCATTATTGAAAAACTAGAAAAAGACCCGCGATTACTTTCGCGTACAGCTGCAGCAGATATAAAATCATTATTAACTCGTGAAAATAGCACCCCAGAAGCACTTAATGCCCTTCGTTCAGCTATTGATTTAGTGATTTCCAAAGAATTAGACCAGACTAAAGTTGCCGATTATGTGACTCGTACCCTTCGAGGTGAAACTGTAAGAAGTTCACTACGAATGGCTACTCCGTTAACGAAAGATGGAATTCGGATCGGCTCCATTACACGCGACACTCGCAATCTTGTAATCAAACTAAAATCGACATCAATTACGGAAAAACAAGAGCAAGCGATTCGCGATTTTCTGGATAACCTTGTTGCGCAAAGTAAATAA
- a CDS encoding ParA family protein, whose protein sequence is MPNETIVIAVANHKGGCGKTTTVVNLASEFGRLGLRVLVVDMDPQANASMHIGKKHPSEITVTCAELLTSDIERLPQAINEDTMLENVSLIYGSLALGRTEDEIREQTPRPSEELRHKLEPLQGLFDVILIDTPPSLKLLTSNALAVATHVIVPIESGSQYGLYGVGDLMRHCTKIRKINPSLELLGALLIRHDERQTVCKLIENAARDQIGRLIPIKIPTSTKVAQAAIAQSSIHSIDRTSKVAREFKELARWIVQETKIVVTKEPTDGE, encoded by the coding sequence ATGCCTAATGAAACCATAGTAATCGCAGTAGCAAATCATAAAGGTGGATGTGGTAAAACTACAACGGTAGTTAATTTAGCGAGTGAATTTGGAAGATTAGGTCTTCGAGTTCTGGTTGTAGATATGGATCCACAAGCTAATGCATCAATGCATATTGGAAAAAAACACCCTTCTGAAATAACGGTTACCTGTGCAGAGCTCTTAACTTCAGACATTGAAAGACTCCCACAAGCAATCAATGAAGACACCATGCTTGAAAACGTATCCCTTATTTATGGGAGTTTGGCACTGGGACGTACTGAAGATGAAATTCGAGAACAAACACCACGGCCATCAGAAGAATTGCGTCATAAGCTAGAGCCGTTACAAGGCTTATTTGATGTCATTCTAATTGACACGCCACCATCCCTTAAATTATTGACTAGCAACGCATTAGCTGTTGCTACACACGTAATTGTTCCAATTGAATCAGGTAGCCAATATGGTCTTTATGGTGTCGGCGATTTAATGCGTCACTGTACTAAGATTCGCAAAATAAATCCTTCCTTAGAACTTCTTGGAGCGCTTTTAATTCGACACGATGAACGCCAAACAGTATGTAAATTAATTGAGAACGCTGCAAGAGATCAGATTGGGCGCTTAATCCCAATTAAAATTCCAACTTCAACAAAGGTAGCTCAAGCAGCTATCGCACAGTCAAGCATTCACTCAATAGATCGTACCTCTAAAGTGGCACGTGAATTTAAAGAATTGGCTCGATGGATAGTTCAAGAAACCAAAATCGTCGTAACAAAGGAGCCAACTGATGGCGAGTGA
- a CDS encoding SOS response-associated peptidase, whose protein sequence is MCGRYTLHGSPAALKAHFGTTNELDLKPRFNIAPSQTVPVIGLDATGNRVFIEARWGLIPSWVKDSAELQQPINAKAETAAIKPMFRHAYRKSRILVPADGFYEWVVKNGKQPYLIRLKDNEPMGMGGLLEHWQGPEGEVKTFTILTINANPLMAKIHERMPVIIRPEHYGSWLDKGLTDVIKIQEMVQPYPERFMEAYPVSRAVNSPAHDSKELIEAVEG, encoded by the coding sequence ATGTGTGGACGCTATACTCTTCATGGATCTCCTGCTGCTCTCAAGGCTCATTTCGGCACGACCAACGAATTGGACTTGAAGCCGCGCTTCAATATTGCACCCAGCCAGACGGTGCCGGTGATTGGTTTGGATGCGACCGGTAATCGGGTTTTTATCGAGGCCCGTTGGGGTTTGATTCCTTCCTGGGTGAAAGACTCGGCAGAGTTGCAACAACCGATCAATGCGAAGGCGGAAACCGCCGCCATCAAGCCAATGTTTCGGCATGCCTATCGTAAAAGCCGCATATTGGTGCCGGCGGATGGGTTCTATGAGTGGGTGGTCAAGAACGGGAAGCAGCCTTATCTGATTCGGTTGAAAGACAATGAGCCGATGGGGATGGGGGGATTACTGGAGCACTGGCAGGGTCCTGAAGGTGAGGTGAAAACATTTACGATTCTCACCATTAATGCGAATCCGCTGATGGCGAAGATCCATGAGCGGATGCCGGTGATTATTCGGCCTGAGCATTACGGGTCATGGCTGGATAAGGGATTAACGGATGTGATAAAAATTCAGGAAATGGTGCAGCCATATCCTGAGCGGTTTATGGAGGCTTATCCGGTGAGTCGTGCGGTGAATAGTCCGGCGCATGACTCAAAGGAGTTGATTGAGGCGGTGGAGGGGTGA
- a CDS encoding LexA family protein — MTQNSWGGPRPGSGRKPVSEPTVTLRVPVSHKETVVALVQRLKSSPVVRVPSWLEVHALAEQPPFLAIPLMSHSVRAGFPSPADDYIEKRIDLNEELIQHREATFFLRVRGHSMVGAGIDDGDELIVDRAVTPAHGRIVVAVVDGELTVKRFFQRDGVVKLVAESADFADIEFKDGQEMVIWGVVTKVIKSV, encoded by the coding sequence ATGACTCAAAACTCCTGGGGCGGTCCCCGTCCCGGCTCCGGCAGAAAACCCGTCTCCGAACCCACCGTCACCCTCCGTGTGCCTGTCAGTCACAAGGAAACTGTCGTGGCGCTGGTGCAGCGCCTTAAATCTTCTCCGGTCGTTCGTGTTCCTTCCTGGCTGGAGGTCCATGCACTGGCAGAACAGCCTCCCTTCCTGGCCATCCCTCTCATGAGCCACTCCGTGCGTGCCGGCTTCCCGTCTCCTGCGGACGACTACATCGAGAAACGGATCGATCTCAATGAAGAACTGATCCAGCACCGTGAAGCGACTTTCTTTCTTCGAGTAAGAGGTCACTCCATGGTGGGGGCCGGGATTGATGATGGGGATGAGCTGATCGTGGACCGGGCTGTTACTCCTGCGCATGGCCGTATTGTGGTGGCTGTCGTAGATGGCGAACTGACCGTGAAGCGCTTCTTTCAGCGTGACGGGGTGGTGAAGCTGGTAGCTGAGAGTGCTGATTTTGCGGATATCGAATTCAAGGACGGGCAGGAGATGGTGATCTGGGGGGTAGTGACCAAGGTCATCAAGTCGGTATGA